The following proteins are encoded in a genomic region of Iodidimonas sp. SYSU 1G8:
- a CDS encoding PQQ-binding-like beta-propeller repeat protein has translation MTWKTVFAAGALLCLLAACGDSTKTDEAEKAPAVAAQADPPGKAVYASLCVTCHEGQVPKAPHFSMLQIMSPESIYRALTIGVMQDEAASLSDTQKRDVARYLSGHDFGESTAAKLPQCTGDTAAFDRDAPPGTVNWGLRANNTRIIDAATARLSKEQAPKLKLLWAFAYPDAVRARSQPTIAAGAIFVGSHDGSVFALDQATGCVRWTFHASAEVRTGIAVTPWQAGDPAAKPALYFGDLLGNVYAVDAFSGQELWRDRADEHQNATITGSPSLHDGMLYVPVSSLEVSPAVDPKFECCKFRGSVVAYEAATGRRVWQTFTIDTPAAVTGKNPSGTDMYGPSGAPIWNSPAIDAKRGQLYVGTGENYSSPATLTSDAIIAIDLKSGKVNWSFQATPNDAWNVSCDSKTPDNCPKEDGPDFDFGAATMVASLSDGRDLVLGGQKSGMVWALDPDTGKLVWNQKVGRGGIQGGIHFGMAADGDTLYVPISDGEDGRTYPEERRPGLYGLDMKTGEYVWKSPAVDVCNGRKFCERGISGAVTAIPGMVIAGGMDGMLRIHDGGTGAVLWEYDTTGEVTSIAGTKAHGGSIGGASGPIVVDGRLYVNSGYGIYGHMPGNVLLVFGTE, from the coding sequence ATGACCTGGAAGACTGTTTTTGCGGCCGGCGCCCTGCTGTGCCTGCTCGCGGCGTGCGGCGATTCGACCAAGACGGACGAGGCGGAAAAGGCACCGGCCGTCGCCGCGCAGGCTGATCCACCAGGCAAGGCTGTCTACGCATCGCTCTGTGTCACCTGCCATGAAGGCCAGGTCCCCAAGGCGCCCCATTTCTCCATGCTGCAAATCATGTCGCCGGAGTCCATCTACCGGGCGCTGACCATCGGCGTCATGCAGGACGAGGCGGCGAGCCTCAGTGATACTCAAAAGCGTGACGTTGCCCGGTATCTGTCCGGCCATGATTTCGGCGAAAGCACGGCGGCCAAGCTGCCCCAGTGCACGGGCGACACCGCCGCGTTCGACCGCGATGCGCCGCCTGGTACGGTGAACTGGGGGCTGCGCGCGAACAATACCCGCATCATCGATGCCGCGACCGCGCGCCTCTCCAAGGAGCAGGCACCCAAGCTGAAGCTGCTCTGGGCCTTTGCTTATCCGGACGCGGTGCGCGCCCGGTCGCAGCCCACCATCGCGGCGGGCGCCATCTTCGTCGGCAGCCACGACGGCAGCGTCTTCGCTCTCGATCAGGCCACCGGCTGTGTGCGCTGGACGTTCCACGCATCGGCGGAAGTGCGGACCGGCATCGCGGTCACCCCGTGGCAGGCGGGCGATCCTGCCGCCAAGCCGGCCCTGTATTTCGGCGATCTTCTCGGCAATGTGTATGCCGTCGATGCCTTCAGCGGCCAGGAGCTGTGGCGCGACCGGGCCGACGAGCATCAGAATGCGACCATTACCGGCTCGCCCTCGCTCCATGACGGCATGCTTTACGTTCCGGTGTCCTCGCTCGAGGTCTCTCCGGCCGTCGATCCCAAATTCGAATGCTGCAAGTTCCGCGGCTCGGTCGTGGCCTACGAGGCCGCGACGGGACGCCGTGTCTGGCAGACCTTCACCATCGATACGCCGGCCGCCGTGACCGGCAAGAATCCGTCGGGAACGGACATGTATGGCCCATCGGGCGCGCCGATCTGGAACAGCCCGGCCATCGACGCCAAGCGCGGGCAGCTCTATGTCGGCACGGGCGAGAACTATTCGTCGCCGGCCACGCTGACCAGCGACGCGATCATCGCCATCGATCTGAAGTCCGGCAAGGTGAACTGGTCGTTCCAGGCGACGCCCAACGATGCGTGGAACGTGTCGTGCGATTCCAAGACGCCCGACAATTGTCCCAAGGAAGACGGTCCCGATTTCGACTTTGGCGCCGCGACCATGGTGGCCTCGCTGAGCGACGGTCGCGATCTGGTGCTGGGCGGTCAGAAATCCGGCATGGTCTGGGCGCTCGATCCCGATACGGGCAAGCTGGTGTGGAACCAGAAGGTCGGCAGGGGCGGAATTCAGGGCGGCATCCATTTCGGCATGGCCGCCGATGGCGACACGCTTTACGTGCCCATCAGCGATGGCGAGGACGGCCGGACCTACCCCGAGGAACGCCGCCCTGGCCTCTATGGCCTCGACATGAAGACCGGCGAGTATGTGTGGAAGTCGCCCGCCGTGGACGTGTGCAACGGCCGAAAGTTCTGCGAGCGCGGTATCTCAGGCGCGGTCACCGCCATCCCCGGCATGGTCATCGCCGGCGGCATGGACGGCATGCTGCGCATCCATGATGGCGGCACGGGCGCGGTGCTGTGGGAATACGACACCACGGGCGAGGTGACCTCCATCGCCGGGACCAAGGCGCATGGCGGCTCGATCGGCGGCGCCTCCGGCCCGATCGTGGTCGATGGCCGGCTCTACGTGAATTCCGGCTACGGCATCTACGGGCACATGC
- a CDS encoding molybdopterin cofactor-binding domain-containing protein: MTEVFNVSRRGFIKGASAATGGLILGVSLPVFDALGQQVAPAEPGRLNTFVQIGSDGVVTITLHQAEMGQGVQTSLPMIVAEELEADWNKIRVVHASAIPVNGMEPAAMGTGGSRSVRVNFEPLSKAGATARQLMLQAASNRWAVPVSECIARNGVVSHPNGKSATFGELARGAANLVPPQNVALKPASERRLIGKPTTRLDARDHATGKAVFGIDIAVDNMLVGTVVQSPVFGGKLKSLDPAPAMAVRGVNRVIPMDDYFVVVATGFWAARKGAAALKPEWTAGANAKNSSEKIEAAMLAALKQPGAIAVDRGDGKAASKSAKKTVSATYQVPFLHHATMEPMNATAWVHDDKIEVWAPTQNAGRERYSIAEEFNVRPENVNVHVPYMGGGFGRRIGMGFIRPAIVASKAVGRPVKIIWTRQEDMTQGMMRPCAVSKLTAAVNEAGAPLNWENRLVVPSIAEQLTPTRVRNGIDPISVFGADVLRYDIPSQKLEYAMPSAGVPLGFWRSVPHSYNAFFIESFLDEIARETGVDPLVMRRGIMRGYPRHLAVLERAAKEAGWGTPLPAGRGRGIAIHESFGSICAQVVELEMPSPTTVRLLKMTAAVDCGTAINPKGIEAQIEGAMVFALTAAMYGRIDIKDGATVQRDFDTYKMALMQHVPPVSVHIIENGPIGGITEPGVPPLAPALANAIVAAGGKRYRKLPLMDEGIAFA; the protein is encoded by the coding sequence ATGACTGAAGTCTTCAACGTCTCGCGGCGTGGTTTCATCAAGGGCGCGTCCGCCGCGACCGGTGGTCTGATCCTCGGCGTTTCCCTTCCCGTTTTCGATGCCCTTGGCCAGCAGGTCGCGCCTGCGGAACCCGGCCGCCTGAACACCTTCGTTCAGATCGGCAGCGACGGTGTCGTCACCATCACGCTCCATCAGGCCGAAATGGGTCAGGGCGTGCAGACCTCGCTGCCCATGATCGTCGCCGAGGAACTGGAAGCCGACTGGAACAAGATCCGGGTCGTCCACGCCTCGGCCATTCCGGTGAACGGCATGGAGCCGGCCGCCATGGGTACCGGCGGCAGCCGTTCGGTACGGGTGAATTTCGAACCTCTCTCCAAGGCGGGCGCGACGGCGCGTCAGTTGATGCTCCAGGCGGCGTCGAACAGGTGGGCGGTACCCGTCAGCGAATGCATCGCGCGCAACGGCGTCGTCTCTCATCCCAATGGCAAGTCCGCGACCTTCGGCGAACTGGCGCGCGGCGCGGCCAATCTGGTGCCGCCGCAGAACGTGGCGCTCAAACCGGCCAGCGAACGGCGTCTCATCGGCAAGCCGACCACCCGGCTCGACGCGCGTGATCATGCGACGGGAAAGGCGGTTTTCGGAATCGACATCGCCGTCGACAACATGCTGGTCGGGACCGTGGTTCAATCGCCGGTCTTTGGCGGCAAGCTGAAGTCGCTGGATCCTGCTCCCGCCATGGCCGTGCGCGGCGTGAACCGCGTGATTCCGATGGATGATTATTTCGTCGTCGTCGCCACGGGCTTCTGGGCCGCCAGGAAGGGCGCCGCGGCGTTGAAGCCGGAATGGACCGCGGGGGCAAACGCCAAGAATTCGTCCGAAAAGATCGAGGCGGCCATGCTCGCCGCGCTGAAGCAGCCTGGCGCCATCGCCGTCGATCGCGGCGATGGGAAGGCCGCTTCGAAGTCGGCCAAGAAAACGGTCAGCGCGACCTATCAGGTACCCTTCCTGCACCATGCCACCATGGAGCCCATGAATGCCACCGCATGGGTGCATGATGACAAGATCGAGGTGTGGGCGCCGACGCAGAATGCCGGCCGCGAGCGCTACTCCATCGCCGAGGAGTTCAACGTTCGGCCGGAAAATGTGAATGTGCACGTCCCCTATATGGGGGGCGGTTTCGGCCGGCGGATCGGCATGGGTTTCATCCGGCCCGCCATCGTCGCGTCGAAAGCGGTGGGACGTCCGGTGAAGATCATCTGGACCCGGCAGGAAGACATGACCCAGGGCATGATGCGCCCCTGCGCCGTCAGCAAGTTGACCGCCGCCGTCAACGAGGCGGGCGCGCCGTTGAACTGGGAAAACAGACTGGTCGTTCCATCCATCGCCGAGCAGCTCACACCCACCCGCGTCCGGAACGGGATCGATCCCATTTCCGTGTTTGGCGCCGATGTCCTTCGCTATGACATTCCCAGTCAGAAGCTGGAATACGCGATGCCGTCCGCCGGCGTGCCGCTCGGTTTCTGGCGCTCCGTCCCGCACAGCTATAACGCCTTCTTCATCGAGAGCTTCCTCGACGAGATCGCGCGCGAAACCGGGGTCGATCCTCTCGTGATGCGCCGTGGCATCATGCGCGGCTATCCGCGGCATCTCGCGGTTCTGGAACGCGCGGCCAAGGAAGCCGGCTGGGGCACGCCGCTGCCCGCGGGCCGTGGCCGTGGCATCGCCATTCACGAGAGTTTCGGATCGATCTGCGCCCAGGTCGTGGAACTGGAAATGCCGTCGCCGACGACGGTCAGGCTCCTCAAGATGACGGCGGCCGTCGATTGCGGCACGGCCATCAACCCCAAGGGCATCGAAGCCCAGATCGAGGGCGCCATGGTGTTCGCGCTGACCGCGGCCATGTACGGACGGATCGACATCAAGGACGGCGCCACCGTGCAGCGCGATTTTGACACCTACAAGATGGCCCTGATGCAGCACGTGCCCCCGGTTTCCGTGCACATCATCGAAAACGGACCCATCGGCGGCATCACCGAGCCCGGTGTCCCGCCGCTCGCGCCGGCTCTCGCCAACGCCATCGTGGCCGCGGGAGGCAAGCGCTACCGCAAGCTTCCGCTGATGGACGAGGGTATCGCCTTCGCCTGA
- a CDS encoding (2Fe-2S)-binding protein: MAFSIKVNGTQHNVDVDGDTPLLWVLREALGLTGTKYGCDVATCGACTIHLGGSVTRSCAVSVQEAGEREIVTIEGLGASALHPLQTAWIEQDVSQCGYCQSGQIMTAAALVAKGAKPSDADIDKAMSNICRCGTYNRIKAAIKRASGQG, from the coding sequence ATGGCATTTTCGATCAAGGTCAACGGCACGCAACACAACGTGGATGTGGATGGCGATACGCCGCTGCTCTGGGTGCTGCGCGAGGCGCTGGGCTTGACGGGCACCAAGTACGGCTGTGACGTGGCCACCTGCGGCGCCTGCACCATTCACCTTGGCGGCAGCGTCACGCGCAGTTGCGCCGTATCGGTTCAGGAAGCGGGCGAGCGCGAGATCGTGACCATCGAGGGTCTCGGGGCCTCGGCGCTCCATCCCCTGCAGACCGCGTGGATCGAGCAGGACGTGTCCCAGTGCGGCTACTGTCAAAGCGGCCAGATCATGACGGCGGCGGCGCTGGTCGCCAAAGGCGCCAAGCCAAGCGACGCCGATATCGATAAGGCCATGAGCAACATCTGCCGCTGCGGCACCTACAACCGCATCAAGGCCGCGATCAAACGCGCCTCGGGCCAGGGTTAG
- a CDS encoding prolyl oligopeptidase family serine peptidase, translating to MGAGGGLITGTRRWLIAALAAALLAGCSQDDPNIATKPSHPALIDAPLAPIVSRRELFGERHQAYAWRLSDAGDRLAWLEPRAAGTARLVIESLPGGARRVIELPMQPDELSWGPGLDTLFLDVDPIGNEHFRTYYLKLEDPAAVPLPLADEEITTEIEQYWGDDILISDNRRNGDLMDVYRRNLRTGDEVRIARNPGDVIDWHALRDAGLFARTRRVRSGGGEIDVLRGEDWVHLADVAVDETFQFIGNRVIDGSVLALSNRGRDKVALVRFSLADGAEQVVHADPDADVEWVWRTGPENRPLVAEAYPGRRTAHYFDTVLDTALAGLAGDDPRAVVSIEDLDANARRLVVRVVSDQGRSETWLVDRDNGRKRMVQDDPRGRSDRRFAPTEPFSVRARDGLMLHGYVTVPRGGEGRRLPAVVWVHGGPFARSYWAFDPMVQFLANRGYVVIDVNYRGSTGYGKAFLGAARGEFGRKMHTDLIDALDWAIAQGMVDPDHVAIGGASYGGWAALVGLAQSPDRFVAGVSVNGPSDLAGLVAWLSPMVSIWTAFAGNPDWPEAVVDMNSRSPLLQAEKIVDPVLIVHAQDDDRVPFDQGERMASRLQALGRPVETLWLPDQGHGLTSPAQFMVVAARMEQFLARHLGGRVSRQ from the coding sequence TTGGGGGCGGGGGGCGGCCTGATAACGGGAACGCGGCGCTGGCTGATCGCCGCGCTCGCGGCGGCCCTGCTGGCGGGCTGCTCCCAGGACGACCCCAACATCGCCACGAAGCCCTCTCACCCGGCATTGATCGACGCCCCCCTGGCGCCGATCGTCAGCCGGCGCGAGCTGTTCGGCGAACGGCATCAGGCCTATGCATGGCGCCTGTCGGATGCCGGCGATCGCCTGGCCTGGCTCGAGCCGCGCGCCGCGGGCACCGCGCGGCTGGTGATCGAGAGCCTGCCCGGTGGCGCACGCCGTGTCATCGAACTGCCCATGCAGCCGGACGAGCTGAGCTGGGGACCGGGTCTCGACACCCTGTTCCTCGACGTCGATCCCATCGGCAACGAGCATTTCCGGACATATTATCTGAAACTCGAGGACCCCGCGGCCGTGCCGCTGCCGCTCGCCGACGAGGAAATCACCACCGAGATCGAGCAGTACTGGGGTGACGACATCCTGATCAGCGACAACAGGCGCAATGGCGACCTGATGGATGTCTATCGCCGCAATCTGCGCACCGGCGACGAGGTCCGGATCGCGCGCAACCCGGGCGACGTCATCGACTGGCACGCCCTGCGCGATGCGGGACTATTTGCCCGCACCAGGCGCGTCCGCTCCGGCGGCGGCGAGATCGACGTGCTGCGCGGCGAGGACTGGGTCCATCTCGCCGACGTGGCCGTGGACGAGACCTTTCAGTTCATCGGCAACCGCGTCATCGACGGCAGCGTCCTGGCCCTGTCGAACCGGGGCCGCGACAAGGTGGCGCTGGTCCGCTTCTCGCTCGCCGATGGCGCCGAGCAGGTGGTGCATGCCGATCCGGATGCGGACGTGGAATGGGTCTGGCGGACCGGGCCGGAAAACCGTCCGCTGGTCGCCGAGGCCTATCCCGGCCGCCGCACCGCCCACTATTTCGATACGGTGCTCGATACCGCGCTGGCCGGACTGGCCGGCGACGATCCCCGCGCCGTCGTGTCGATCGAGGATCTGGATGCCAACGCACGGCGGCTGGTCGTCCGGGTGGTGTCCGATCAGGGCCGGTCGGAAACCTGGTTGGTGGACCGGGACAACGGCCGCAAGCGCATGGTGCAGGATGATCCGCGCGGTCGGAGCGATCGCCGCTTCGCGCCCACCGAGCCGTTCAGCGTCCGTGCCCGCGACGGCCTCATGCTGCATGGCTATGTAACCGTGCCCCGCGGCGGCGAGGGGCGCCGTCTTCCCGCTGTCGTTTGGGTTCACGGCGGCCCGTTCGCGCGCAGTTACTGGGCGTTCGATCCCATGGTCCAGTTCCTGGCCAACCGTGGTTATGTGGTGATCGACGTCAACTATCGGGGCTCGACCGGTTACGGCAAGGCGTTTCTGGGCGCGGCCAGGGGCGAGTTCGGCCGCAAGATGCACACCGATCTGATCGATGCCCTCGATTGGGCCATCGCTCAGGGCATGGTCGATCCGGATCATGTGGCGATCGGCGGTGCGTCCTATGGCGGATGGGCCGCGCTGGTCGGTCTGGCCCAGTCGCCCGACCGCTTCGTGGCCGGCGTGTCTGTCAACGGGCCATCGGATTTGGCCGGCCTCGTCGCCTGGCTCTCGCCCATGGTCAGCATCTGGACCGCCTTCGCCGGGAATCCGGACTGGCCCGAGGCGGTCGTCGACATGAACAGCCGCTCGCCGCTGCTGCAGGCCGAGAAGATCGTCGATCCGGTGCTGATCGTCCATGCGCAGGATGACGACCGGGTGCCCTTCGACCAGGGCGAGCGCATGGCCTCGCGGCTTCAGGCGCTGGGTCGGCCGGTCGAAACCCTCTGGTTGCCGGATCAGGGACACGGCCTCACGTCTCCCGCCCAGTTCATGGTCGTGGCGGCGCGCATGGAGCAGTTCCTGGCACGCCACCTGGGCGGGCGGGTCAGCCGGCAATAA
- a CDS encoding SDR family oxidoreductase, protein MDAKGKVAIVTGSATGVGAEVARQLAERGCNVVINYTKSEAEARESEAACAALGVETLLVQADVSRDEDCRRMAQAALDKWGRIDVLVNNAGTSKFVAHDDLEGLTAEDFQRIYAVNVIGPYQMTRAVAPAMKSQGAGSVVMISSLAGVRGVGSSIAYAASKGALNNMTMSLARALGPEIRVNTVCPGFIDTRWLRTGLGAEKFDAMKDAVARSNPLKAASTPVEVAEPVIYFALSARHTTGETLLVDAGTHLGQAARMPQR, encoded by the coding sequence ATGGACGCGAAGGGCAAGGTCGCCATCGTGACGGGCTCGGCGACGGGCGTTGGCGCGGAAGTGGCGCGTCAGCTGGCGGAGCGTGGCTGCAACGTCGTCATCAACTACACCAAGAGCGAGGCCGAGGCCCGCGAGAGCGAGGCGGCGTGCGCGGCGCTGGGTGTCGAGACGCTGCTGGTGCAGGCCGATGTGTCCCGCGACGAGGACTGCCGCCGCATGGCGCAGGCCGCGCTCGACAAGTGGGGCCGGATCGATGTGCTGGTGAACAATGCCGGGACCTCCAAGTTCGTCGCCCATGACGATCTGGAAGGCCTGACCGCCGAGGATTTCCAGCGCATCTATGCCGTGAACGTCATCGGCCCCTATCAGATGACGCGCGCGGTCGCGCCCGCCATGAAAAGTCAGGGCGCCGGTTCGGTGGTGATGATCTCGTCGCTCGCGGGCGTGCGCGGCGTCGGCAGTTCCATCGCCTACGCGGCGTCCAAGGGCGCGCTGAACAACATGACCATGTCGCTCGCCCGTGCGCTTGGTCCGGAAATCCGCGTCAACACGGTCTGCCCGGGGTTCATCGACACCCGCTGGCTGCGGACCGGCCTGGGCGCGGAAAAGTTCGACGCCATGAAGGATGCCGTCGCGCGCAGCAACCCGCTGAAGGCGGCGAGCACGCCCGTCGAGGTCGCCGAGCCGGTCATCTACTTCGCGCTCAGCGCACGCCACACCACGGGCGAAACCCTGCTGGTGGACGCCGGCACCCATCTGGGGCAGGCGGCGCGCATGCCGCAACGCTAA
- a CDS encoding TetR/AcrR family transcriptional regulator yields MIISTAADFSTRERVAAMAATLFAERGFAGVSMRDIALAVGMKAASLYNHFADKETLYGAALAHAFTGRVRIIDEALNAAGAPRERLRAMVMALVQATAGDPDAARLLQRELLDAGPGRLERLTRDLFRAPFDRMTALLSELAPGTDGARIAIYLIALVQGLFMLSPLLPFLDDSLPTDTAHFSDGLVEELVTRLGGAVT; encoded by the coding sequence ATGATAATATCGACCGCGGCCGACTTTTCCACCCGCGAGCGGGTCGCCGCGATGGCGGCGACGCTGTTCGCCGAGCGCGGTTTCGCCGGCGTGTCCATGCGCGACATCGCGCTGGCGGTGGGGATGAAGGCGGCCAGCCTCTACAATCACTTCGCCGACAAGGAGACGCTGTACGGCGCGGCGCTGGCCCATGCCTTCACCGGGCGCGTGCGCATCATCGACGAGGCGCTCAACGCCGCCGGCGCGCCGCGCGAAAGACTGCGGGCCATGGTCATGGCGCTGGTCCAAGCGACGGCGGGCGATCCCGATGCCGCGCGCCTGCTGCAGCGCGAGCTGCTCGATGCCGGGCCCGGCCGGCTGGAGCGCCTGACTCGGGACCTGTTCAGGGCGCCGTTCGACCGGATGACGGCGCTGCTGTCCGAGCTGGCGCCGGGCACCGATGGCGCGCGGATCGCGATCTATCTGATCGCGCTGGTCCAGGGCCTGTTCATGCTGTCGCCGCTGCTGCCCTTCCTGGACGACTCGCTGCCGACCGACACGGCGCATTTCAGCGACGGGCTGGTCGAGGAACTGGTGACGCGGCTCGGCGGGGCCGTGACGTGA
- a CDS encoding efflux RND transporter periplasmic adaptor subunit: MIARARLCLVLLLAACGDGNSVTPDAPIPPVAIGTVTARTAEVSDPILATGEVHADKITEIKPRVDGIIDTVFVDVGDRVKAGQPLFRTRQADYRNSLAEREQALALAEAERRQAAGDLERATALRAKGVVSQGRMDEMQARHDTARARLGMAQASLSQARQDLADATVAAPYDAIVTARYVDEGTMIQVATSNTPVLEIAKLDVVEIIAQVAAIHLPRLRPDTRVTLSVEGVAAPVEARLGVINDKVDARTRGVEIRLRLPNPDLAMKPGLFAKLTLHPVPRQATVIDRAAMLGSNTDPYVFVPSANVARRLGLRVRDVDAGLVEVLDGLEPGDVALAGPNLPDIREGAAIAVRADHGAR; the protein is encoded by the coding sequence GTGATCGCGCGCGCGCGCCTTTGCCTCGTGCTGCTGCTGGCCGCGTGCGGCGACGGCAACTCGGTCACGCCCGACGCGCCGATCCCGCCGGTGGCCATCGGCACGGTAACCGCACGCACCGCCGAGGTGAGTGACCCGATCCTGGCGACGGGTGAAGTCCACGCCGACAAGATCACCGAAATCAAGCCGCGGGTCGACGGCATCATCGACACCGTGTTCGTCGATGTGGGCGACCGGGTGAAGGCCGGCCAGCCGCTGTTCCGGACGCGCCAGGCCGATTACCGCAACAGCCTGGCGGAGCGGGAACAGGCGCTGGCGCTGGCCGAGGCGGAACGCCGGCAGGCGGCGGGCGATCTGGAGCGGGCGACGGCGTTGCGCGCCAAGGGCGTGGTCTCGCAGGGGCGCATGGACGAGATGCAGGCGCGGCACGACACGGCGCGGGCCCGGCTCGGCATGGCGCAGGCCAGCCTGAGCCAGGCGCGGCAGGACCTCGCCGACGCGACGGTCGCCGCGCCCTATGACGCCATCGTCACCGCGCGCTATGTCGACGAGGGCACCATGATCCAGGTCGCCACGTCGAACACGCCGGTGCTGGAGATCGCCAAGCTGGACGTGGTCGAGATCATCGCCCAGGTCGCGGCGATCCACCTGCCGCGGCTGCGTCCAGACACGCGGGTGACGCTCTCGGTGGAAGGCGTCGCCGCGCCGGTCGAGGCGAGGCTGGGTGTCATCAACGACAAGGTGGACGCCCGCACGCGCGGCGTCGAAATCCGGCTGCGGCTGCCCAATCCCGACCTGGCGATGAAGCCGGGGCTGTTCGCCAAGCTGACGCTGCACCCGGTCCCGCGCCAGGCGACGGTGATCGACCGCGCGGCGATGCTGGGCAGCAATACGGATCCTTACGTGTTCGTGCCCTCGGCCAATGTGGCGCGCCGGCTCGGGCTGCGCGTCCGGGACGTGGATGCCGGCCTGGTCGAGGTGCTCGACGGCCTCGAGCCCGGCGACGTCGCCCTGGCGGGACCGAATTTGCCGGACATCAGGGAGGGCGCGGCCATCGCCGTCAGGGCCGATCATGGGGCTCGCTGA